In one window of Lacticaseibacillus casei DSM 20011 = JCM 1134 = ATCC 393 DNA:
- a CDS encoding GH25 family lysozyme, producing MRSRRVIYADTYRHRWHRWLFAASGILAVLLLLAWWLQRNPRPDPAVYPILGVRLDQTDGVQDFDRLRASKVSFVYLKATEGSSYFDDNFNTNFNQAAGSRLSIGVYHVFSFETTPQAQAVQFERKVGSNIGDLPIGIYLTYYSERKPSAAWLTQHLNAFITTIQQQYHRPVLLMGSPDILAKVKTVVPQAPRWFVSDKQPAQKGNFWQYTAGARIPNGPQATYRAAVFMGKRSSFLRLAQ from the coding sequence TTGCGAAGTCGGCGGGTCATTTATGCAGATACTTATCGCCATCGGTGGCATCGGTGGTTATTCGCCGCCAGTGGCATACTGGCAGTTTTGTTGCTGTTAGCATGGTGGCTGCAGCGCAATCCACGGCCGGATCCGGCGGTGTATCCCATTTTGGGGGTGCGGTTGGACCAGACAGACGGGGTTCAGGATTTTGATCGTTTACGCGCCAGTAAAGTCAGCTTTGTTTATCTCAAAGCGACGGAAGGCAGCAGCTATTTTGACGACAATTTCAATACGAATTTCAACCAGGCGGCCGGCAGTCGGTTAAGCATTGGGGTCTATCATGTTTTCAGTTTTGAAACCACACCACAAGCCCAAGCAGTTCAGTTCGAGCGAAAAGTCGGGTCGAATATTGGTGATCTTCCCATCGGCATTTATTTAACTTATTACAGTGAGCGAAAGCCAAGTGCTGCATGGCTGACTCAGCATTTGAACGCGTTTATAACGACCATTCAGCAGCAATATCATCGGCCGGTACTATTGATGGGGAGCCCTGATATTTTGGCAAAAGTTAAAACGGTTGTGCCTCAAGCACCACGGTGGTTCGTGAGCGACAAACAGCCGGCGCAAAAGGGCAACTTTTGGCAATATACTGCAGGTGCCCGTATCCCCAACGGACCGCAAGCAACTTATCGCGCTGCCGTATTTATGGGAAAGCGAAGCAGCTTTTTGCGACTGGCGCAATAG
- a CDS encoding PTS lactose/cellobiose transporter subunit IIA, giving the protein MESMKAKQMAAMMTLMSAAGDAQKATMAAIDAAKADQIERSRKLLKHADAKLKQAHQAQTQMLTYEARDQKVDVTLLMVHSQDHLMSAMTIRRLADEIIDLYQQVHAQK; this is encoded by the coding sequence ATGGAAAGTATGAAGGCGAAACAAATGGCTGCTATGATGACGCTGATGAGTGCAGCCGGTGATGCGCAGAAAGCGACGATGGCAGCGATTGATGCAGCCAAAGCCGATCAAATCGAACGCAGCCGCAAACTGTTGAAACACGCGGATGCGAAGCTGAAGCAAGCTCATCAAGCTCAGACCCAAATGCTGACGTACGAGGCACGAGATCAAAAAGTTGACGTCACCTTATTAATGGTGCACAGTCAGGATCATCTTATGAGTGCCATGACAATTCGTCGCCTTGCTGATGAGATTATTGATCTTTACCAGCAAGTCCATGCCCAAAAGTAA
- a CDS encoding YxeA family protein — protein sequence MKKVLIGLVVLVVLVFGGLKIFEIINYGGTTYYTKITNTGQWVTNRDNEGNKHTIYAYDLPGFDERGGLQQLKFNANRDRPLRKNAFLKVTYNDKKGVTSWESISRSQVPKAALAKLE from the coding sequence ATGAAAAAAGTACTGATCGGCCTGGTCGTGCTGGTTGTACTCGTTTTTGGCGGTTTAAAGATTTTTGAAATCATCAATTATGGCGGCACCACGTACTACACAAAAATTACCAACACTGGTCAGTGGGTCACCAATCGTGATAATGAAGGTAACAAGCACACGATTTATGCTTACGATCTGCCTGGCTTTGATGAGCGAGGCGGCTTACAACAGTTGAAGTTTAATGCGAATCGAGATCGTCCGTTAAGAAAAAATGCGTTTCTGAAAGTCACCTATAATGATAAAAAAGGCGTCACCAGTTGGGAAAGCATCTCACGTTCACAGGTTCCCAAAGCAGCGTTGGCCAAGCTTGAGTAG
- a CDS encoding DUF4828 domain-containing protein, with amino-acid sequence MASFLRGLKYALAHRGHHHKDKCKAPNPAMALAKNFMGSFAFLDEQTNKTHSLAISPQLQIAIDNKILPGQVVGITINELTFLDHYGYKLVITADDNGPQTIYDEAEDATYAIIIPSA; translated from the coding sequence ATGGCGAGTTTTTTACGCGGGTTAAAATATGCACTCGCGCACCGCGGTCATCATCACAAGGATAAGTGCAAAGCACCGAATCCGGCAATGGCATTGGCAAAGAACTTCATGGGAAGCTTTGCTTTTCTTGATGAACAGACCAACAAGACCCACTCGCTAGCGATCTCGCCGCAGCTGCAGATCGCAATCGACAATAAAATCCTGCCAGGGCAAGTGGTCGGGATTACCATTAACGAGCTGACATTTCTTGATCATTATGGGTACAAACTGGTCATCACAGCAGACGACAATGGCCCACAGACCATTTATGACGAAGCTGAAGACGCCACCTATGCCATTATTATTCCAAGTGCGTGA
- a CDS encoding DEAD/DEAH box helicase — protein MTIATPFQKRWQADGFTEQTPIQAAVYQPLKTDEDVIGLAPTGSGKTLAFGLPLLEKIVPGDGLQLLILAPSQELAIQTRDVLTPYAQDIHVNVQGIIGSANVKRQLTRLKEKPEVIVATAGRLLELIQSRKLKLAGLQTLVVDEADEMLRDPGFAQVREIAAAAPAETQLAFFSATPSPYFKEMSKWFGKTPKLIDVRAIDKTQGTVRHLFLQTDRAHQIDWLRTLAHTDGFKALVFFNQNASLERAAGILRHQAVRFAVLSREGRQTSRQKALTDFRHGRVTLLLVTDMAGRGLDIPKLPAVVNFDPPKRAEVYIHRAGRTGRMGESGMVVTLGDDHDRRDLAKLVPQYGVHRAYMVDGKLVDTPPTPSADTPKDSATVDSAAQVPKQKSARKMLKKEQPAEAAESGAKQHRKHKKNRVRDRRNKGKHKKLP, from the coding sequence TTGACAATTGCAACCCCGTTTCAAAAACGGTGGCAGGCTGATGGCTTTACTGAACAAACGCCGATTCAGGCCGCTGTTTACCAGCCGCTAAAAACCGATGAAGATGTGATTGGCCTGGCACCGACCGGATCGGGCAAAACGCTGGCATTTGGCTTACCGTTATTAGAAAAAATCGTGCCGGGTGATGGCCTTCAGCTGCTTATTTTGGCACCTTCACAAGAGTTGGCCATCCAGACGCGTGACGTGTTAACGCCTTACGCGCAAGATATCCATGTCAACGTTCAAGGCATTATCGGTTCGGCGAACGTGAAGCGGCAGTTGACGCGGCTTAAAGAAAAACCGGAAGTGATTGTGGCAACCGCTGGGCGTTTGTTGGAATTAATTCAATCACGTAAGTTAAAACTGGCCGGTTTGCAAACATTGGTCGTTGACGAAGCCGATGAGATGTTGCGGGATCCCGGCTTTGCGCAGGTTCGGGAAATCGCTGCGGCAGCTCCGGCCGAAACGCAGTTGGCATTTTTCTCCGCCACGCCAAGCCCTTATTTCAAGGAAATGTCTAAGTGGTTTGGTAAAACGCCTAAATTGATTGATGTCCGTGCCATCGACAAGACGCAAGGAACGGTTCGGCACCTTTTCTTGCAAACCGATCGCGCGCATCAAATCGATTGGTTGCGCACGCTGGCCCACACCGATGGCTTCAAGGCACTGGTTTTCTTCAATCAAAATGCTTCGTTAGAACGGGCTGCCGGCATTTTGCGCCATCAAGCCGTACGCTTTGCCGTATTATCGCGGGAAGGCCGCCAAACCAGCCGACAAAAGGCCTTAACCGATTTTCGGCATGGTCGCGTGACTTTGTTGTTAGTGACCGATATGGCAGGCCGTGGGTTGGATATTCCCAAACTGCCGGCAGTGGTGAACTTTGATCCGCCAAAGCGAGCCGAAGTGTATATTCATCGCGCCGGGCGCACCGGCCGCATGGGTGAGTCAGGGATGGTCGTGACCTTGGGGGATGATCATGATCGCCGTGACTTGGCCAAGCTGGTACCGCAATATGGGGTTCACCGGGCGTATATGGTCGATGGAAAGTTAGTCGACACGCCACCAACACCATCGGCAGACACGCCAAAAGACAGCGCGACCGTTGATTCAGCAGCTCAAGTACCTAAGCAAAAGTCAGCACGAAAAATGCTTAAGAAAGAGCAGCCAGCTGAAGCAGCTGAATCCGGCGCGAAGCAACATCGTAAGCACAAAAAAAATCGCGTACGGGATCGGCGTAATAAAGGTAAGCATAAGAAGCTGCCATGA
- a CDS encoding SPFH domain-containing protein: protein MNVVLISIAVIVLVIVIAVLFTSVAIIHTGEVGIVERLGKYVATLQPGFHVVPPFIYRITEIVNMKQIPLKVDEQEVITKDNVVVRISETLKYHITDVNAYVYQNKDSVLSMVQDTRANLRGIIGNMDLNDVLNGTETINQTLFQQIAETTAGYGLNVDRVNIDSIQVDATIQDSMNKLLRASREKEANIMEAEGHKQAAIAKAEGEKQAAILEAEANKQTQILQAQGHAESQRLIAAAVKDQINSINAGLIDNGDLYLKYKNVEAIEALAKGTANTVVLPSTAIDSLGTLPALGKLFNQKSDTKEN from the coding sequence ATGAATGTTGTTCTTATTTCAATCGCAGTGATTGTTTTAGTCATTGTCATCGCTGTGCTTTTCACCAGCGTTGCCATTATCCATACTGGTGAAGTTGGCATCGTCGAGCGACTTGGTAAGTATGTGGCAACGCTGCAGCCTGGTTTTCATGTGGTACCGCCGTTTATCTATCGCATCACCGAAATTGTCAACATGAAGCAGATTCCGTTAAAAGTTGACGAGCAGGAAGTCATCACAAAAGATAACGTTGTCGTGCGGATTTCCGAAACACTTAAGTATCACATTACCGATGTCAACGCCTATGTTTACCAAAACAAAGATTCCGTCCTTTCAATGGTTCAGGATACCCGGGCCAATTTGCGTGGGATTATCGGTAATATGGATCTGAACGATGTTTTAAACGGCACCGAAACCATCAACCAAACCTTGTTCCAGCAAATTGCCGAAACAACTGCCGGTTATGGCTTGAATGTCGACCGGGTCAACATTGATTCCATTCAGGTAGATGCCACGATTCAGGATTCCATGAACAAACTACTCCGGGCTTCACGGGAAAAGGAAGCCAACATCATGGAAGCGGAAGGCCACAAACAAGCAGCGATTGCCAAAGCTGAAGGTGAAAAGCAGGCAGCCATTTTGGAAGCCGAAGCTAATAAGCAAACGCAGATTCTCCAAGCTCAGGGCCACGCGGAAAGTCAACGGTTAATCGCTGCTGCCGTTAAGGATCAAATCAACTCAATCAATGCCGGGTTGATCGACAATGGCGATTTATATTTGAAGTATAAGAATGTTGAAGCCATCGAAGCCTTGGCTAAAGGCACGGCCAACACGGTTGTTTTGCCAAGCACGGCTATTGATTCATTAGGCACTTTGCCGGCGTTAGGCAAGTTGTTTAACCAAAAGTCTGATACGAAAGAAAATTAA
- a CDS encoding DegV family protein — protein MYQLLTDSCCDLPYQTLHDHHVDFVSMHFTIDGVEYEDDLGEDHYDINAFYQQLKQNVMPTTTQVNVGQFVDFFTPYVKAKRPILYIGFSSGLSGTFNSATQARTMLLEKYPDAQIYLVDTLAACAGEGQLVLDAIDKRDAGMPIDELAKWLTDHRLDYRMWFTVDKLDFLYHGGRVSRTSAALGTMLNIKPVMDVDTEGKLRVVRKVRARKRSLIDLANETLKAIQENPQHRVIISTSGDQEAANFIKDRLHEASPETPLQIGNIGPTIASHTGFGCVAVFSMATEDRQ, from the coding sequence ATGTATCAACTCTTAACCGATTCTTGTTGTGATCTTCCTTATCAGACATTGCATGATCATCACGTCGATTTCGTTTCGATGCACTTTACGATTGATGGTGTGGAATACGAAGACGATCTTGGTGAGGATCATTATGATATCAACGCCTTTTATCAGCAGCTCAAGCAGAATGTCATGCCGACCACCACGCAGGTTAACGTCGGCCAGTTTGTTGACTTTTTCACGCCTTACGTCAAGGCAAAAAGACCCATTCTTTACATCGGGTTTTCCAGCGGCCTGAGCGGAACTTTCAACTCGGCCACCCAAGCACGAACCATGTTGCTAGAAAAGTATCCGGACGCGCAGATTTATTTGGTTGATACTTTGGCCGCGTGTGCCGGTGAAGGCCAGCTTGTTCTTGATGCCATTGACAAGCGCGATGCTGGCATGCCGATCGATGAATTAGCAAAATGGCTGACGGACCACCGACTTGACTATCGAATGTGGTTCACAGTTGACAAGCTTGATTTTCTTTATCATGGCGGCCGGGTTTCCCGAACGTCAGCGGCGCTGGGCACTATGTTGAATATCAAGCCGGTGATGGATGTTGACACTGAAGGAAAGCTACGCGTCGTTCGAAAAGTTCGCGCCCGCAAACGTTCACTCATCGACTTGGCTAACGAAACCTTAAAAGCTATTCAGGAAAATCCGCAGCACCGCGTCATCATTTCCACGTCCGGTGATCAAGAGGCAGCCAACTTTATCAAAGATCGACTTCACGAAGCGTCGCCAGAAACACCCCTGCAAATCGGCAACATCGGTCCGACGATTGCCAGCCACACCGGCTTCGGCTGTGTCGCGGTTTTCTCGATGGCGACGGAAGATCGGCAATAA
- a CDS encoding DUF3284 domain-containing protein — MKIEKTLQTPAAFLYSKIVAPVQADIIAAGHQPVDMAELGGFTYRKQFPDGEWAQVKVTQNVINREFAMLTMTRFSRFKVRYLITPLSTAASRVQVSETVQPINWVAQLKQMITELLVGHKRRRNVGRMLDSIERSYRTA; from the coding sequence ATGAAAATTGAAAAGACATTACAGACACCGGCAGCATTTTTATATAGTAAAATCGTAGCGCCGGTCCAAGCCGATATTATCGCAGCTGGCCATCAGCCAGTTGATATGGCTGAGCTTGGTGGTTTTACCTACCGCAAGCAGTTTCCTGATGGTGAATGGGCACAGGTGAAAGTCACACAAAATGTGATCAATCGCGAATTTGCGATGCTGACGATGACGCGCTTCTCACGGTTCAAAGTCCGTTATTTGATCACACCGTTGAGTACCGCGGCCAGTCGCGTTCAGGTGAGTGAAACTGTTCAGCCGATCAACTGGGTTGCCCAGCTGAAGCAAATGATCACTGAGCTGCTCGTAGGCCACAAGCGCCGGCGCAACGTTGGGCGAATGCTCGACTCGATTGAACGGTCGTATCGAACTGCTTAA
- a CDS encoding Gfo/Idh/MocA family protein, with protein sequence MLKLGVIGTGWITKQFVAAAKATNAFELTAVYSRHEESAQSFIDQTAPATAYTKMDDFLGSDVDVVYIASPNSLHASQALAALDADKHVIVEKPLVATAMEFEKLDEALRKKPQLYLFEAARHVYEHNFQVVNDFTHRQQIDGATLTYMKYSSKYDAFLAGKLPNVFNPEFAGGALMDLGIYLVYDAVAWFGVPDNAVYLPHFLKSGVDGDGVARLDYGDFSVTLIIGKTTNSSLPSEIYSGRQTLTMDNAAELETIKLDDQVLSTEKLDNPMEAEAAYFAKAITGQDRNAFDKAWQHAKEVHQVMSILRTSANLDF encoded by the coding sequence ATGTTGAAACTCGGCGTGATCGGAACAGGATGGATCACCAAGCAATTCGTGGCTGCAGCAAAGGCCACCAATGCCTTTGAGCTGACGGCAGTTTATTCGCGACACGAAGAAAGTGCTCAGTCATTCATCGACCAGACGGCACCTGCAACGGCGTATACGAAGATGGACGATTTTCTGGGCAGCGATGTGGACGTGGTGTATATTGCCAGTCCTAATAGTCTGCACGCCTCGCAAGCGTTGGCGGCACTGGATGCCGATAAGCATGTGATTGTTGAAAAGCCATTGGTCGCAACAGCCATGGAATTTGAGAAACTAGATGAAGCGTTGCGCAAAAAGCCACAATTGTATCTTTTTGAAGCTGCGCGCCACGTCTATGAGCATAACTTCCAGGTTGTCAACGACTTCACCCACCGCCAGCAAATCGATGGCGCGACCCTCACGTATATGAAGTATTCGTCCAAATATGATGCTTTTTTGGCTGGCAAATTACCGAATGTTTTCAATCCCGAGTTTGCAGGCGGTGCCTTAATGGATCTGGGCATTTATCTGGTTTACGATGCCGTTGCGTGGTTCGGGGTTCCTGACAATGCCGTTTACCTGCCGCATTTTCTTAAAAGCGGCGTTGATGGCGATGGTGTAGCGCGGTTGGATTATGGTGACTTTTCTGTTACATTAATCATCGGCAAAACGACCAATAGTTCGCTGCCATCGGAGATTTATTCCGGCAGGCAGACCCTGACGATGGATAATGCAGCGGAACTTGAGACGATTAAACTTGACGATCAGGTTTTAAGCACCGAAAAGCTGGACAATCCAATGGAAGCGGAGGCTGCTTACTTTGCCAAGGCAATTACCGGTCAGGATCGGAATGCCTTTGATAAAGCTTGGCAACACGCCAAGGAAGTACACCAAGTTATGTCGATTCTGCGGACTTCCGCTAATCTGGACTTTTAG
- a CDS encoding M13-type metalloendopeptidase: MALPRIQDDLYMAVNGAWQEKTQIPPDKSVVSADSDLSDEIRTKLVADLRKMALTGSDTVLPLRNAARLFAKADDKAKRQQLGIDPVRTRVQTLVKLKTLDQFRAAMPTLIAAQYVLPVTSYVDADMHDAEHNILNLSGPDTILPDAAMYRNGDAENAADLAAWSKMATAMLAAAGFSESDQKDYVEAAKRFDRRLAADVPDNVDLAVDSTFDNPMTCQAFEEAAGFLGIPQAFADLMPQTPTKVNAVVPNYVPNLPTLITADNYPEWHAWMVINELLSCATYLSDDLRQLAGQYDRFLAGQPEPSSWTKHAFGIANEYFDDVIGQYYGQTYFGADAKADITAIVEQILAQYRVQLENNTWLSSMTKQKAIRKLATMKVKMGYPDQLFSLYDHLTVDADDDLLTAILKLSSQTQQFWFKQVGQPVDRNEWNMPGHLVNASYDPLKNDITFPAGILQPPYYALNWTKAQNLGGTGVTIGHEISHSFDNNGALYDEHGNLHNWWTTADKKAFDQLVEAMVAQFDGRAYEGVKVNGKLTVSENMADNAGMDVALALLDEHPDAKDLQAFFTTYARSWATKMRPERVKTLLRQDVHAPAALRVNVPVQNFPAWYQAFQVQPQDGMYRQPRKRLTIWHR, encoded by the coding sequence ATGGCGTTACCACGGATTCAGGATGATTTGTACATGGCGGTTAACGGCGCGTGGCAAGAGAAAACGCAGATTCCACCAGATAAGAGCGTTGTTAGTGCGGATAGTGATTTATCGGACGAAATTCGCACGAAGCTGGTGGCCGATTTAAGAAAGATGGCGTTGACAGGAAGTGACACCGTGTTACCGTTACGGAATGCCGCCCGGTTATTCGCAAAGGCTGATGACAAAGCCAAGCGGCAGCAGTTGGGGATTGATCCTGTGCGCACGCGCGTCCAGACACTGGTAAAGCTTAAAACCTTAGATCAGTTTCGGGCAGCGATGCCGACGCTGATAGCTGCGCAATACGTGTTGCCGGTGACGTCGTATGTCGATGCCGATATGCATGATGCTGAGCACAATATTTTAAATCTGAGTGGTCCGGATACAATTTTGCCTGATGCTGCGATGTATCGTAATGGTGATGCGGAAAACGCCGCTGATCTAGCAGCCTGGTCGAAAATGGCGACGGCCATGTTGGCAGCTGCAGGTTTCAGTGAAAGTGACCAAAAAGATTATGTTGAAGCGGCTAAGCGGTTTGACCGACGCTTGGCAGCGGATGTGCCGGATAATGTTGATTTGGCCGTGGATAGTACCTTTGACAATCCGATGACGTGTCAAGCATTTGAGGAAGCTGCCGGATTCTTGGGTATCCCTCAAGCTTTTGCGGATTTAATGCCGCAAACGCCGACCAAGGTTAATGCGGTGGTTCCGAATTACGTTCCGAACTTACCAACGCTTATCACGGCTGACAATTACCCAGAGTGGCACGCGTGGATGGTGATCAACGAATTGCTGTCTTGCGCGACATACCTAAGTGATGATCTACGGCAGCTCGCCGGACAATACGACCGTTTCTTGGCGGGGCAGCCGGAGCCGTCATCATGGACCAAGCATGCTTTTGGCATTGCCAACGAATATTTTGACGATGTGATTGGCCAATATTACGGTCAAACTTATTTTGGGGCGGATGCAAAGGCGGATATCACCGCGATAGTCGAGCAGATTCTTGCGCAGTACCGCGTTCAGCTCGAGAACAATACCTGGTTGAGTTCGATGACCAAGCAAAAAGCGATCCGCAAGTTGGCCACCATGAAGGTGAAGATGGGATACCCTGATCAGCTCTTTTCGCTGTATGACCACTTGACGGTAGATGCCGATGACGATTTACTGACAGCCATTCTTAAATTGAGCAGCCAAACGCAGCAATTTTGGTTTAAGCAGGTAGGCCAACCGGTAGATCGCAATGAGTGGAACATGCCAGGCCATCTGGTGAATGCCAGTTATGACCCATTGAAAAATGACATCACATTTCCTGCTGGGATTCTGCAGCCACCTTATTACGCGCTTAATTGGACAAAGGCACAGAATCTTGGCGGTACTGGCGTGACCATTGGCCATGAGATTTCACATTCATTTGATAATAATGGGGCGCTGTATGATGAACACGGGAATCTGCACAACTGGTGGACCACGGCCGATAAAAAGGCCTTCGATCAGCTGGTTGAAGCGATGGTGGCACAATTTGATGGCCGGGCGTATGAAGGTGTTAAGGTTAATGGCAAGCTGACAGTGAGTGAAAACATGGCGGATAACGCAGGGATGGATGTCGCGTTGGCTTTGCTTGACGAACATCCTGACGCCAAGGATCTGCAGGCATTTTTCACGACCTATGCCCGTTCATGGGCTACCAAAATGCGGCCAGAGCGAGTTAAAACGCTGTTACGTCAGGATGTCCACGCACCGGCCGCGTTACGCGTGAATGTGCCAGTCCAGAACTTTCCGGCATGGTACCAGGCTTTTCAGGTACAACCGCAAGATGGGATGTATCGGCAGCCACGGAAGCGATTGACCATTTGGCATCGGTAG
- a CDS encoding Fic family protein, whose protein sequence is MSYLPLSKFKYNNNGTGRKSPQEIDAEYRLRLSGPSTVKTTLFPVLENPALLDLAAAENKAISVSKYPIFFVETHDINLLVSRIQSHSATIVSLANHQQLPPVAIRSYLKKLLSNEIIFTNEIEGVQTNPKEIGTIIGNLQQKPGRVEKRLESTIRKYHDSATGRMKQINGLKDYRDIYDELLKGEIPEAKLPDGKLFRNKFAFIGTDAHAVHIPPVTENEIEVALEQLIIFMNSDDLLTLEKAVITHFMFENTHPFLDGNGRTGRYLLSSYLSSKLDPFTGLSVSTAIHNNLSTYYRLFQEADNIENRAELTFFLKGMLKIIESGQTDVINELESSKEQLQSTSKKLYAKFTDLDDVMKEVLYVLLQSYLFTESITYGIQDRDIVEVLKRTPNSIPRTRTKRAIDMLESKKMITSVSKNPLQHVISKEVLDKILPSK, encoded by the coding sequence ATGAGCTATTTACCATTAAGCAAATTTAAGTACAACAATAATGGCACGGGCAGAAAGAGCCCTCAGGAAATTGATGCTGAATATCGACTCAGACTTTCAGGGCCGTCCACGGTTAAAACTACGCTCTTCCCTGTACTTGAAAACCCGGCTCTGTTGGATCTCGCGGCCGCAGAAAATAAAGCGATTTCTGTCTCGAAATACCCTATATTCTTTGTCGAGACACATGACATCAATCTCCTTGTGAGTCGTATTCAGAGTCATTCGGCGACGATTGTCAGTTTAGCCAATCATCAGCAATTGCCTCCTGTTGCGATTAGAAGTTATTTAAAGAAGCTCTTAAGTAACGAGATTATTTTTACGAACGAAATCGAAGGCGTTCAGACAAATCCTAAGGAAATTGGAACCATCATTGGTAATTTACAGCAGAAGCCTGGTAGAGTCGAGAAACGGTTGGAGTCTACCATTCGGAAGTATCATGATTCGGCCACTGGTAGAATGAAGCAGATTAACGGGTTGAAGGATTACCGTGACATTTATGATGAGTTGCTAAAAGGAGAAATCCCGGAAGCAAAGTTGCCCGATGGTAAATTGTTTAGGAATAAATTTGCATTTATTGGTACAGATGCTCACGCTGTTCATATACCACCTGTTACCGAAAACGAAATTGAAGTGGCCTTGGAACAATTAATCATATTTATGAACAGTGATGATTTGCTTACCCTTGAGAAAGCGGTTATCACGCACTTCATGTTCGAGAATACGCATCCATTTTTGGATGGAAATGGCCGTACCGGACGATATTTGCTGTCATCGTATCTTTCAAGTAAGCTCGATCCATTTACGGGTTTATCTGTTTCAACCGCTATCCACAACAATCTTTCGACCTATTATCGGCTCTTTCAAGAAGCTGATAATATTGAAAACAGGGCAGAGCTAACATTCTTTTTAAAAGGGATGTTAAAGATTATCGAAAGTGGTCAAACAGACGTTATAAATGAGCTGGAGTCGTCTAAGGAACAGCTGCAATCAACTAGCAAAAAGTTGTATGCGAAGTTCACTGATCTGGATGACGTGATGAAGGAGGTCCTGTACGTTCTTCTTCAATCGTATTTATTTACCGAAAGTATCACTTATGGTATACAAGATCGTGATATTGTTGAAGTTCTTAAGCGAACCCCTAACTCGATTCCGAGGACACGGACTAAACGTGCTATTGATATGCTGGAAAGTAAGAAAATGATTACAAGCGTTTCAAAAAATCCACTTCAGCACGTCATAAGCAAAGAAGTGTTAGACAAAATACTGCCATCAAAATGA
- a CDS encoding PPK2 family polyphosphate kinase, translating into MTLEKYRFDGTGTFDIKAFATAPPDEFKNKKDKIKEDIEHNIKTLSKVQEHLAAQKQYSVLIIFQGMDAAGKDSMIEHVMSGINPQGTTVVSFKVPTELELSHDFLWRIHNAFPAGGELTVFNRSQYEEVLVDRVHPELLLKENLPGIDSVSDVHDDLWTERFNDIKALEAYARRNGILLLKFFLHISKAEQKGRFLKRIEIPEKNWKFSLADIRERRYWDDYQKAYQEAIQHTATKKNPWYIIPSDDKWYSRLAVSQIINREVTALPLKYPVISEAQKQGLVQAVTDLKD; encoded by the coding sequence ATGACATTAGAAAAATACCGTTTCGACGGAACTGGCACGTTTGACATTAAGGCATTCGCCACGGCACCACCAGATGAATTTAAGAACAAAAAGGACAAAATCAAAGAAGATATCGAGCATAACATCAAGACATTGTCGAAGGTGCAAGAACATCTAGCCGCGCAGAAGCAATACAGCGTTCTCATTATTTTTCAAGGGATGGATGCAGCCGGGAAAGACAGCATGATTGAGCACGTGATGTCTGGGATCAATCCCCAAGGCACGACGGTGGTATCGTTTAAGGTGCCTACTGAATTGGAATTAAGCCATGATTTTTTGTGGCGGATTCACAACGCCTTCCCGGCTGGCGGCGAATTAACCGTCTTCAATCGATCGCAATATGAAGAGGTGCTCGTCGATCGGGTGCATCCGGAATTACTGCTGAAAGAAAATCTCCCCGGCATCGATTCAGTTTCTGATGTGCACGATGACTTGTGGACAGAACGATTCAATGACATTAAGGCCCTTGAAGCATACGCTCGCCGCAACGGCATCCTACTTTTAAAGTTTTTCCTACACATTTCCAAAGCCGAGCAAAAAGGCCGCTTCCTTAAACGCATCGAAATTCCGGAGAAAAACTGGAAGTTCTCACTGGCCGATATTCGCGAGCGCCGCTACTGGGACGACTATCAAAAGGCTTACCAAGAAGCCATTCAGCACACTGCCACCAAGAAAAATCCGTGGTACATTATTCCGTCTGATGACAAATGGTACTCGCGCCTAGCCGTTTCGCAGATTATCAATCGCGAAGTGACCGCCCTGCCGCTAAAGTATCCGGTCATCTCGGAAGCGCAAAAACAAGGGCTGGTTCAGGCCGTGACAGATTTGAAAGATTAG